The proteins below are encoded in one region of Helianthus annuus cultivar XRQ/B chromosome 2, HanXRQr2.0-SUNRISE, whole genome shotgun sequence:
- the LOC110904415 gene encoding soluble inorganic pyrophosphatase 1: MTPPVETETLPLETETLPLETPPIVTPPTVTPPIVTPSPSNETPNKPANSHHHSHPPLNERILSSIRRRSAASHPWHDLEIGPGAPKIFNCVIEISKGSKVKYELDKKTGLIKVDRVLYSSVVYPHNYGFVPRTLCEDNDPLDVLVIMQEPILPGCFLRAKAIGVMPMIDQGEKDDKIIAVCADDPEYRHYNDIKELPPHRLAEIRRFFEDYKKNENKEVAVNEFLPAAEAIEVVKHSMDLYADYIVESLRR; this comes from the exons ATGACACCACCAGTTGAGACTGAGACACTACCACTTGAGACTGAGACACTACCACTTGAGACACCACCAATTGTGACACCACCAACAGTGACACCGCCAATTGTGACACCATCACCATCAAATGAGACACCGAATAAACCTGCCAACTCCCATCATCATTCACATCCTCCTCTTAACGAAAGAATACTTTCATCCATAAGGAGAAGGTCAGCTGCTTCTCATCCTTGGCATGATCTTGAAATAG GACCGGGAGCACCAAAAATATTCAACTGT GTGATTGAAATTAGCAAGGGAAGCAAGGTAAAATACGAGCTTGACAAAAAAACAGGACTGATTAAG GTGGATCGTGTCTTATATTCATCTGTCGTGTACCCCCACAACTATGGCTTTGTACCTCGTACTCTTTGTGAGGACAATGATCCACTTGATGTCTTGGTTATCATGCAG GAACCAATCCTGCCTGGTTGTTTTCTTCGTGCAAAAGCAATTGGTGTCATGCCCATGATTGATCAG GGAGAAAAAGATGATAAGATAATTGCAGTATGTGCTGATGATCCTGAGTATAGACACTACAATGACATCAAGGAGCTCCCGCCACATCGCTTGGCGGAGATCCGCCGCTTCTTTGAAGACT ACAAGAAGAATGAGAACAAGGAAGTTGCTGTCAATGAATTCTTGCCAGCTGCTGAAGCTATTGAGGTGGTCAAACATTCCAT GGACCTGTATGCGGATTACATTGTGGAGAGCTTGAGGAGATAA